In Cherax quadricarinatus isolate ZL_2023a chromosome 1, ASM3850222v1, whole genome shotgun sequence, the DNA window tctcaccctaatcttgccaccctcaacaccattgttaacgaggagttgatcaaaatatcgacttggatgacagccaataaacttacgcttaacactgacaaatctatattatgtttggtagcagagcaggagatgcacaaattaacattaagattgacaacactctaattaccagacataatgagggcaaattcctaggcctataccttgacaacaacctgaatttcagcacccatatccaacacataaccaaaaaagtatccaaaacggttgggatcctctccaagatacgatactatgtgccacaaaatgcccttctcacactataccactcacttatttatccatacctcacctatgctatttgtacttgggaatcaactgcagcaacacacctaaagccaataataacccaacaaaaagctgcagtaagaataatcactaaatcccatccctggcaacacccccccccactcttcataaatctaaacttactccctgttcagtacatccacacttactactgtgcaatctacatctacagggccttaaactctaatatcaaccttgacctaaaatgctttcttgatagttgtgacagaacccacaggcataacaccagacacaaacatctctacgacattctccgtgtccgactaaacctttacaaaaattcaatgtatgtcaaaggccctaaaatctggaacaccctacctgagaactctagaactgcagacacattcatcaccttcaaaactaccattagaaaacatcttatctccctgatacaccccatcaactaactacacgaataccacctggtggttcacacttacactcactcacccatttgaccataaacagaaatattaatctcaatcttaaaataatgaatcctgtgatactccaatactgaaactatttactgtgccaaaacaaaagcattcacattgctaaactcacaaactagtatttagtcacttagccataataccaacttacctcataatttgtaatattttaaaattaagaattaaactaagtctgcccgaaatgcctagccatagtggtacactctgtaatcattattttactacatgtaaaccacacaataaccaaattctgtaaactcagcattgtaatccttatagagaataaactttgaatttgaatcactcctctttcctcctgcccccaccctcctataaccacaaacttctgccccacattctaatactgcgtttttaaaactattccaaccctcttcaacccccccccccactactcatctttgcactagcccacctttctgccaatagtcgcttatatctcacccgaacttcctcctcccttagtttatacactttcacctccctcttacttgttgttgccaccttccttttgtcccatctacctcttactctaactgtagctacaactagataatgatccgatatataaattgctcctctataaacatgtacatcctggagcctacccatcaacattttatccaccaatacataatctaacaaactactttcattacgtgctgcatcataccttgtatatttatttatcctctttttcataaaatatgtattacttattaccaaatctctttctacacactgctcaattaaaggctccccatttacatttgcccctggcaccccaaatttacctactactccctccataacatttttacccactttatcattgaaatccccaaccaccattactctcacacataattgaaaactccccacgcattcactcaacattttccaaaatctctctctctcctctacacttctctcttctccaggtgcatacacgcttactataacccacttttcacatccaacctttattttactccacataatccttgaatttatacatttatagtccctcttttcctgtcatagcttatccttcaacattattgctactccttctttagctctaactctaacAGGTGTTAATTCTTATTAATAAGGTCAAAGTATTATAGTTGAGAGGTAATGGAGGTAACGTACGAGAGGGAGGCACCGAAGATTTTGAGTAGCACCAGAGAGTAGGAAGTTGAGGTATTTTGACCAGTAACCTGACAGGTAATGTAGTacatcacacacatcaacatcaacGCTCCTGTGATTCCCATCCACATCTgcaaaacacacacataacacctgTAGAACAATAACACGtgtggaagattgagacacttgtgtaacatatgggaatctttattaaggtaacgtttccttaaagattcccatatgttgcacaagtgtctcaatcttcaacttgtctgttttcacACCATTTATCATAAATAACACGTGTGGCACAACACAATAACATTTATTGTTCAATCAATAACTTTCATGCCTGCATAACCATAACATTTTTTGTGAACTgaataattttatttacattttatTAATTACATATACAGCCAACTGTTGCACAACAAActtttattattgttttaattTACTATAAATTTCTTTAGCTTTGTACtgaattactttttttttcaacataccagctgtaccccaccgaggcagggttacctgaaaagaaaaacgaaagtttttctttttaaatttagtaatttatacacgagaagggggaggggggttactGCTACCAGCATTTTACtcgcctcttacaatacgcatggcttacggaggaagaattcttctccacaAATTGCGCAGTCAAACTTTTGGCAATAAAAATTTAAATTCAGAATGAgatgagatttcgttcggatttttaaccccgaagggctaatagccatccaggataacccaagaaaggcagtgcgtcatcgaggactgtgccttacttccattgggggtcctcaatcttgtccccaggatgcaacccacaccagtcgcctaacacccagCCATCTacttgctactaggtgaacaggacaataggtgtaaggaaacgcgagGAAGATCAAAAGAAAAGTACTATACCAAGGGCTGGAAGGGTCTGATGAGAGCGAGGGCCTGGCTGAGGGGTCGAGGCTTGCTGGTGCAGAAGGTGAGAGGATCATTGAAGTAGCCCACAGTGTAGTCCACCACCTCCCCCCTCTCACCTGTTATGGCAAGGTTGAGGGAGAAGTCTGCTGTGTACTTCTGCAGCTCTCCTATCACACCTACACACGGAGATCACAAGTTATGACATGGACTGTGGGGAAGTGGAACCATGCAGTAATTTAAGAAAAGGACAGACCAGAGAAGAAAGATGCATGATGCTATATAAATTTaactcagtataaaaaaaaacattacacCATAAATTGAAGTATCAGGTTTCCTAGCACATGCAGTCTCTCGCAAATGAAAATAAAAGGTTTCCTATTACAGTAACTAATTGAAATTGAAAATACTTtcaagagggagtgagggaaggaggaagggggggtTCTTATGATGCTGGTGGTCTTTATCTCGAACAATAAGAACTACCATCGTCTTCCTCTGATCAAGCTTGAACTATCTCCCAGCCCTCAGATGTTTAACAACTCTGTAGAGTCTAGCGCTTCTCAGCGattatacccctcaaggaagattccttgatgttggtgaggggctcttgatttagggaattggatctgtgcttcagttccctgaagtaagcctgaatgccttccacatcccccccaggcgctgtataatcctccgggtttagcacttccccttgattataataataataataataataataataataataatcagaccaGTGTAGGAGCCGTTGTCAAGTCTTAGACCCCACTGGCCGTCTGGAGGCTCCCTGATGATGTAGGTGAAGTTAAGCACTGAAGATATAACTCTGAGGATGCGTGCGTCCACACAATCCTTCAGGTGGACAACTCCTGACTTAACTTCATAAAAGGTGAAGGGAGCATAATTCATAGTCACGACGGTGAAAGTATGGCCATGGAAATTCTGCAACAACGAGGAAATTATCAATAACCTAGCCACAACACAGGTTAATTTTTAGCCTATAACTTAATCATAACACGAGCACAAAACCTACAGGGTGTGCATAAATTTTCTTTGCCCATACGCTTTTTCAAACTTTTCTTTAACATTGATAGCCTGATGCTTGATGTAGTTCACCGGTATTGTCCCGGCAGTTGAATATCATAAAAGGCAATACTCGAGGGTTATTATCCAGGCATCAGCATCCAAAAACCAATTTAAAAAAAGCAAGGTCCAAAACTGAGTTATTGTATGTTGTAAGGTTTGGCCTAATAGTTCCTATGCCATCAAGAGCCTCTTCCAGTCCATCTTCAAAGTGTATTTAAGATATCAAACTGTGAGGGCAACACAGCTGAattagctgttttaacttttaaagatttaaataagatattataaggaccacaatggaaataagtcactgacttttttgggttatcctagataattacACATTTGCTATGTatgatcccctcaagggaggctcgttgacgctggcgaggggctcttgatctagggaattggatctgcgctccagttccctgaattgagcctgaataccttccatcccccccccccctctgcatgcgctgtataatcctacgggtttagcactcccccatgattataataataataataatgctatgtatgataatttatgtatatgtatacctaTACTCTAATAGACTTACATAATGTGTCGAGTATGAGACACTCTTGTagcctagagactatcatcaaCACGAGAACACTAAACTTAGTTTAGTGTTCTCGTGTTGATGATAGTATctgttaggcaagacacatatgcaacagttaggtatctttattatgaaacgtttcgcctacacagtaggcttcttcagtcgagtacagaaaagatgATAGTATCTACATAACGAAGTCTCAATTCACATCTTTCATTCATGTGGTTGGATTACAAGCAGCTTCACTTTAGTATTTTTGTGAACTGCAGAAATTATAAAAAAactttaatatttattatttaaaaTTACAAACAGCTTTGTGCAAAGTGTTTATTAAGCAGATTGGATTTTTAAAGTGCTGTACCATgatatgtattttttttccaGTGCTTGTCTTGGCATCTGCGTTAataatgcagagcatttcgggtaactttggttttgtccccaggatgcgacccacaccatcggttaacacccaggtacctacttactattaagtaaacagggacagcagatgtcttaaggaaacaggcccatgtttccacccgtaccggggatcgaaccacatgCACTCAATGcgcgagctgagtgcgctaccaaccaagctacgggACACTGTAGACTTATTTCATAGGTAGGTGAACTTAGGCAAAATAATAATCATTTTTCCCCCAGAAATaggcccccctcccccacaaatcATGCACCTTAGGCAGCAGAAGTGAtaatagcaatagcagcagcaaaggGGTGTGAGAGGAGGTGTCAGTATAAATCTGTATCAAACTCTAAGGCTTAGAGTGTGATACACAAAGTCTAAACCACATCCAATTTCGTGCCAAATTACAGGTCATTAGTCTGTTTAGACACCAGCAGAGGCGACGACGTAAGGCCATTAACCTCAGTTCAAACTTCATCCATAATCAGCTTTATGCCATAAGTAATAATCGGTAGCAAATTCTGACGAAAGGGGAAATTTCCTTTCAGTTAGGCTGAGAAAAGGAAAGGAGATACTGGGATGTTATTCAGGCAAAGCTGCTCAAACTTCACTCCCACAGTAATGTGACCAAAGTCTGTCAGTTCAGTCAAATTTTACCCCATTGAGATAGAGGGTGAAATAAACCGCACAGAGTGAAACTTGACGATTCTGCCCGGCTGGGattattaactagtcacagtaacTAGTTAATAGTCCAGGTGGGACCGAAATGAGTTTTTCTCCATCTGCAGCTCGTGTGTCTGTGtcccaattaatatttgcactaataactcattacagttgtgaccgtgtGAATGGCTCATTACTTTGCAATTTGTTCATgtttgtaaccatgtatagacgtgtagatgattcattacatttgtaacttGATCACGATTGTGactagatctacctggagttcattacctttgtaactagttcagctatcataactttggggtccagttcctggacccattatgtacctctgtaatcttttgactaccgcccacaggatgggtatggggtgcataatagatATTAAACTATCATATGCAGGttgttttgtattgttccagccatggtattgtgccttttattttCTACAGGCAGAAACAAAAATTATATCACCTGTTGATTTTATTTAGCGTACCTTAAATTTGTCAGTATAGAGTGGATTGTTCCAGACTTGTCCTACTCCAGGTACCCAGACGTCGACAAGAGCCATTTGGGGTCCTCCAGTAGAGCAGGGGAACGAGGAAACTAGGTGATAGACAAGGTCATTGTAGAACACCTGACCAGTGTTCCTTAGGACACTCTTCTCCCAGGGCAACCACGATGCTATCACAGTGCCATACCCAGAACCTACACACAAATACTGGGTTTAGCATTTTCGTGAATAAGAATAAATAAGAATGGGTAACAATACTGCGTATATTCTCTGCCGCAAGAAGAGGTTTTATACACAATTTATTTCATGTTAATTGCATTTAAATTAAAGAATCTGAAATATTaccaagaacataagaatagattCAGTAGAggaagattccttcagcttaagttcgatatttgcagcATCACTGATGCACGAAATATTGACAGTATTGACATTATATCCAGTTTCTTCtttcaataaaaagtaggggcgccattggtacactaagaggaaacaccgtaagtgtccggggcccaaaactgttcaacagcctcccatcaagcattaggggaattgccaataaacccctggctgccttcaagagagagctggacagatacctaaagtcagtgccggatcagccgggctgtggctcgtacgttggactgcgtgcggccagcagtaacagcctagttgatcaggccctgatccatcgggaggcctggtcatggaccgggccgcgggggcgttgatccccggaataacctccaggtatgtcgaGTAGTTAATACAGAGGGAAATTACCAAGTGAGTGGCGTTACATACGTGACTCAGCAGAAAAGAGAAAGCTATAAGAGAGCTCGAAATTATTTATAACATTCAGCGGTAAGCGTTAAAGCTGTAGGAGTTATACAactcctggggaatgggaagcaacTGAGTTGGATCCAGTGGGAGAAAAAGtgagattccttggatcaagtgccctttaccagcatcagagAACCTCCCTTGAAATGTGTAAGCAGCAGTAAAATGAGGCATGTTTACAATTAGAGGAGTACTGAGGAAGTGGTGTCGAGCAAGCGTGCACAGGGACATTTTTCATTACATCGGCTGTCTTCCACCAAGGTAGGCTGAGCCCCCCCCCCCAGTAGTGACTTCCCCAAGAAGTACAGTACTTTCACTCTTTCAGAGTGgaagcactgtacttcacacctccaggtctcaagtccggctaaccaattCCTCTGAATTAtttcatgttaccttgctcacactccaacagcatatcaagtcataaaaactaaTTGTCCCCATTCCGACACGTTCACATACACCTGCTAGATGTTTGAACCCTTATCACTTAAAACTTTCACACCCTCCTTCTAACCCTTCCATGGATGGCCTCTACCCGTTCTTTCTCCCAACCCGGATTAATACATCCTTTTCATCATCCTATCCTGTTCTattcactagcacgttaagagacaatacaataagtttcaggggcccaagactgttcaactgcctcccagcatatataagggggattaccaatagacccctggctgtcttcaagcaggcattggacaagcacctaaagtcgatacctgaccagccgggctgtggttcgtacgttggattgcgtgcagccagcagtaaaagcctggttgatcaggccctaatccaccatgagacctggtcacagaccgggccacgggggcgttgacccccggaactctccaggtaaactgcaggtatCCCCTCTAAGTGCTCAAACCATCTCAAAAGCTTCTCCGCTCTGAATCAGACACGTTGTAAACAGCAGTGCTGTAAGGAATACTGGTGTTAGATAAGTACCGAGGAAGTTTTGTTGGGTTAAAGTGCTGAGGGGAAGTGCTGATCCCGTGTAGACCAGCAACATCTTGTTTGCGTCCTGGAACCACTTGCTCCTCTGTATCGTCATCGTCACACGGCCCACATCCTTAACGTCAAGAGATAATACTCATATTACTACTAATAAAAGTACATAATAGTGGTGCAAGACTTGGATTCGAGTAAATTATGGTCTGAATTCACGTTGGAGACAGTGTATTGATGATTTGATgagagttaagacacatgtgcaacatctggttatctttattgtagacgtttcgccatccagtggctttatcaatacagagtctaggacataattagaagacagtaaaactatat includes these proteins:
- the LOC138852748 gene encoding glutamate receptor ionotropic, delta-2-like isoform X4, which produces MISALLTRHLTGCYKMVLYTPEEPYLGLVEAVVSSLGDATLLWEMNTFLHTPPPPYTVLTTTHHHAHGSFCVAYVILARLQDVGRVTMTIQRSKWFQDANKMLLVYTGSALPLSTLTQQNFLGSGYGTVIASWLPWEKSVLRNTGQVFYNDLVYHLVSSFPCSTGGPQMALVDVWVPGVGQVWNNPLYTDKFKNFHGHTFTVVTMNYAPFTFYEVKSGVVHLKDCVDARILRVISSVLNFTYIIREPPDGQWGLRLDNGSYTGVIGELQKYTADFSLNLAITGERGEVVDYTVGYFNDPLTFCTSKPRPLSQALALIRPFQPLMWMGITGALMLMCVMYYITCQVTGQNTSTSYSLVLLKIFGASLSQGCEWSVGNGPRLLVATWIIFSMVTLTSYIAMLTASFTLPKLSPTLNSLEDLVQSDLAWGIQVHFCDGRTEATHSHQQLLSLGYRLGLQCWVSVPKQVQPADPAATRSWAHQQVDLADYERPQETGGSRH